One window of Etheostoma spectabile isolate EspeVRDwgs_2016 unplaced genomic scaffold, UIUC_Espe_1.0 scaffold270, whole genome shotgun sequence genomic DNA carries:
- the LOC116685762 gene encoding uncharacterized protein LOC116685762, giving the protein MDKGSYDNSSYIMWETSEVLHPWVSGLNQMQVNIGINGALVEQPVAEKRGYIVKQHNSTVEISIPYKAEGGYRKSIVSGNLYEFFIFHLYLEQISVDEGHGDTRLRIHRTLATPLLPCHIFTENRTVPEVRSFTVYLGDVPEDVELVSVTLNGQDFTVPFTNASSHNITEVFIPNNTHGYVLKVPFDDPVVQQELIKDATVQYRLDINYTLTVLPENEPFYHLASVMAVTNAFPMAFDAVCSESGISFKLDHRPILSLWEISIGSELLTSELAAKYGYIMSNNSQRLLLEVPLFTHGYKYKDFVGTFELLVRNGETEGQISTVKTCQFSATELIVCSADGRITVVADLSLAITSEGVPARINLLDKNCRPKEMDGTRALFSFPINGCGSTVKLGKESVLKLNP; this is encoded by the exons ATGG ATAAAGGATCATATGACAACAGTAGCTACATCATGTGGGAGACTTCTGAGGTGCTGCATCCATGGGTGTCTGGTCTAAACCAGATGCAGGTCAACATTGGCATCAATGGGGCACTTGTGGAGCAGCCAGTTGCAGAGAAGAGAGGCTACATTGTGAAGCAGCACAACTCCACAGTTGAGATCAGCATCCCCTATAAGGCTGAAGGAGGATACAGGAAG AGCATTGTGTCTGGGAACCTATACGAGTTCTTCATCTTTCATCTCTACTTGGAGCAAATCTCAGTGGATGAGGGTCATGGTGACACCAGACTTCGCATTCACAGGACACTGGCCACTCCCCTGCTGCCATGCCatattttcactgaaaaca GAACAGTTCCTGAGGTGCGCTCATTCACGGTCTACCTCGGGGATGTCCCGGAAGACGTTGAGTTGGTGTCAGTTACTTTGAATGGCCAAGACTTTACAGTTCCCTTCACAAATGCAAGCAGCCACAACATCACAGAAGTGTTTATTCCCAACAACACTCATGGCTACGTTCTGAAGGTGCCTTTTGATGACCCTGTTGTCCAGCAGG AGTTAATCAAAGATGCAACAGTTCAGTACAGGCTTGACATCAACTACACCCTGACTGTTCTGCCTGAAAATGAGCCTTTTTACCATCTAGCATCCGTGATGGCGGTAACCAATGCCT TTCCTATGGCCTTTGATGCTGTCTGTTCTGAGTCTGGCATCAGCTTCAAACTGGACCACCGGCCTATTCTCTCCCTGTGGGAGATCAGTATAGGCTCAGAGCTGCTGACATCAGAGCTGGCAGCAAAGTACGGCTACATCATGAGCAACAATAGCCAGAGACTGCTGCTCGAGGTGCCACTCTTCACTCATGGCTACAAGTACAAG GACTTCGTTGGCACTTTTGAGCTCCTCGTGCGGAATGGGGAAACGGAGGGCCAAATTTCAACTGTCAAGACTTGCCAGTTCTCTGCTACTGAACTCATTG TGTGTTCAGCTGATGGCAGGATAACTGTGGTGGCTGACTTGTCTCTGGCCATCACGAGTGAAGGAGTTCCTGCTAGAATCAACCTGTTGGACAAAAACTGTAGACCCAAAGAGATGGACGGCACCAgggctctcttctcttttccaatCAATGGCTGTGGATCCACAGTCAAG CTTGGCAAGGAGTCT